The following are encoded together in the Anoplopoma fimbria isolate UVic2021 breed Golden Eagle Sablefish chromosome 9, Afim_UVic_2022, whole genome shotgun sequence genome:
- the smox gene encoding spermine oxidase, with translation MQSCEISSDSTDDPLSSGLRTHRQPRIVVIGAGLAGLAATKILLKNGFTDVTVLEASDHVGGRVQSVQLGKATLELGATWIHGANGNPVYHLAEDNGLLEHTTDGERSVGRISLYTKNGVAHYQTNIGKRIPKDLVEEFSDLYNEVYELTQKFFQDGKPVCAESQNSVGIFTRDVVRKKIMLDPDDSESTKKLKLSMLQQYLKVESCESSSPSMDEVSLSEFGEWTEIPGAHYVIPEGFMKVVELLAQDIPSRTVCLSKPVRCIHWNYSAQHQEVIAKSGDTHQDNNHNDNNHGCQPRQDPLILGPPIYVECEDEEWITADHVIITASLGVLKQNHEAMFSPSLPEDKVLAIEKLGISTTDKIFLEFEEPFWSPECNSIQFVWEDEAQLEQLAYPEELWYKKICSFDVLYPPERYGYMLSGWICGQEALYMERCDDETVAETCTELLRRFTGNPDIPKPWRVLRSSWGNNPFIRGSYSFTRVGSSGGDCERLAMPLPYANSTKAPPLQVLFAGEATHRKYYSTTHGALLSGQREATRLIEMYQDLHRAETTKPNM, from the exons ATGCAAAGTTGTGAAATTTCGTCAGACAGCACTGATGATCCTCTTAGTAGCGGCCTACGAACTCATCGGCAGCCTCGAATAGTAGTGATTGGTGCTGGCTTGGCCGGCCTTGCTGCAACTAAGATCCTACTGAAAAACGGCTTCACGGATGTCACTGTCCTAGAGGCTTCAGACCACGTCGGCGGGAGAGTTCAAAGTGTTCAGCTCG GAAAAGCAACTTTGGAGCTTGGAGCCACCTGGATCCATGGAGCCAATGGGAACCCAGTGTACCACCTGGCAGAGGACAACGGGCTGCTGGAGCACACCACAGACGGAGAAAGGAGTGTGGGACGCATCAGCCTGTACACTAAGAATGGAGTGGCTCACTACCAGACCAACATCGGGAAGAGGATCCCCAAAGACCTGGTGGAGGAGTTCAGTGACCTGTACAACGAG GTGTATGAGCTGACTCAGAAGTTCTTCCAGGATGGGAAGCCTGTCTGCGCTGAGAGCCAGAACAGCGTCGGCATCTTTACGCGGGACGTGGTGCGCAAGAAGATTATGTTGGATCCTGATGATTCTGAGAGCACCAAGAAACTCAAACTGTCCATGCTTCAACAGTACCTCAAG GTGGAGAGTTGTGAAAGCAGCTCTCCCAGTATGGATGAGGTGTCTCTGAGTGAGTTTGGCGAGTGGACAGAGATCCCTGGTGCACATTATGTCATTCCTGAAGGTTTCATGAAGGTCGTGGAGCTCCTGGCCCAGGACATCCCCTCTCGCACGGTCTGCCTTAGCAAACCGGTCCGCTGCATCCACTGGAACTACTCAGCCCAGCATCAGGAGGTGATCGCCAAGAGCGGCGACACCCATCAGGACAACAACCACAACGACAACAACCACGGCTGCCAACCCCGACAGGACCCTCTGATCCTGGGTCCCCCCATTTACGTGGAGTGTGAGGACGAGGAGTGGATCACAGCTGACCACGTGATCATCACAGCTTCTCTGGGCGTCCTGAAGCAGAACCACGAGGCCATgttctccccctctctgcctGAGGACAAAGTGCTCGCCATCGAGAAGCTGGGCATCAGCACCACCGATAAGATATTCCTGGAGTTTGAAGAGCCCTTCTGGAGCCCCGAGTGCAACAGCATCCAGTTTGTGTGGGAGGATGAGGCTCAGCTAGAACAGCTGGCCTACCCGGAGGAGCTGTGGTACAAGAAGATCTGCAGCTTCGACGTCCTCTACCCGCCCGAACGCTACGGCTACATGCTGAGCGGCTGGATCTGCGGGCAGGAGGCGCTGTACATGGAGCGATGTGATGACGAAACAGTGGCCGAGACCTGCACTGAGCTGCTGAGGCGCTTTACAG GGAACCCCGACATTCCTAAGCCCTGGCGTGTCCTGCGCTCCTCATGGGGCAATAACCCCTTCATTCGAGGCTCCTACTCCTTCACCAGGGTGGGATCCAGCGGTGGGGACTGTGAGAGGCTGGCCATGCCGCTGCCTTATGCCAACAGCACCAAGGCTCCG cCTCTACAGGTCCTGTTCGCTGGAGAGGCAACCCACAGAAAATACTATTCCACTACCCACGGTGCTTTGCTGTCAGGACAGAGGGAGGCCACTCGTCTAATAGAGATGTACCAGGACTTGCACAGAGCTGAAACCACAAAGCctaatatgtaa